Within the Achromobacter spanius genome, the region CATGAATTCCGAACGCACCAGCCGCGCGGCCGGTGGCCAGGACACCACCGCGATGGCCCCCATGATGGAATACACCGACGGGCTCAGGATGGCCACCAGCACCACCGCCATGGCCAATTGCGGAATGGTCTGGAAGAACTCGGTGAAGCGCATCAGCGCGTCGTCCACCCGGCCGCCGCAGTAGCCGGCCACCGAGCCGATCAGTATCCCGAACAGCAAGGCCACCGCGGTCGACAGCAGTCCCACCATCAACGACACCCGCGCGCCCCATACCAGGCCTGCCGTGATGTCGCGCCCCAGCATGTCGGTGCCAAAGGGGTAGGCGGCATCCGTGAATGGCGGAATCAAGGGGTCGGCCACCATCATCCAGGGCGACTCCTGATACAGCAGCGGGGCGGCCAGCGCCACGATCACCACAACCAGCATGATGGCAAGGCCTGCCACCGCGCCGTAGTTGCGCATATAACGTTGGGCAAAAGACTTCATGCGGCGGCTCCTTGCTGCGCACCGGCGCCAATGCGCGGATCGATCAGGCGGTACAGCACGTCGGTCAGCAAGTTGAACACCACCACCATGATGGAAGTGACGAGGAAGATGCCCAGCAGCAATTGGTAGTCGCGTTGCAGCAGGGCGTCGAACATCAGGCGGCCGATGCCCGGCCAGGCAAACACGGTTTCGGTCAGCACCGCGCCGCCGGCCATCTGGCCTAGCTGGATGCCGGCGAAGGTGATGACGGGCAGCAGCGCGTTGCGCAACACGTGGGCGCGGATCACGCGGCTGGGGCTAACCCCCTTGGCGCGCGCCGTTTTCACGAAGTCCATGCCGATCACTTCCAGCATCGACGCCCGCGTCAGGCGCACGTAAACGGCCATGAAGAAGCAGCCGAGGGTCACCGTGGGAAGAATCAGGTGCTGCGCGATATCCACCGCGCGGGCCCAGCCGGTCAAGCCGGCGCCTACCGTTTCCATGCCGAAGGCGGGCAGCCAGCCCAGCACCACCGAGAACAGCAGGATGCCCATCAGCGACAGCCAGAACAAGGGCGTGGCGTACAGCAGCAGCGCGCCCGTCATGACCGAGCTGTCGATCCAGCGGCGCTTGTTGCGGTAGCGCGCCTTGGCGGCGACTACACCCAGGAAGACGCCCAGCACGATGGAAAACACAAAGGCGCAGGACATCAGCAGGAACGTCGCGGGCAGGCGCTCCACAATCAGGTCCAGCACCGGCACGTGGTTGCGATACGAAAAGCCCAGGTCCAGTTGCACCACGCCCTTCAGGTACAGCATCAGCTGCGTCATGATGGGCTTGTCCAGCCCGAAGGCCACGCGCAACTGGTCGACGTAGGCGGCATCGCCCGCGCCGGCCTGGCCCGCCAGCACGGCGGCGGGGTCACCGGGCGCCAGGCGGATCAGGAAGAAATTGATGATCACCACGCCCAGCACGACCACCAGGGCCTTGCCGATGCGGGACAACAGAAAAGACAGGAATTTCATGCTTGAAGTCCTTCTCAGGCTGGCGTGGGCAGCCAAGGGCCTGCCCGCCGCGCGGCCGGGATCCGCCGCCGCGGGGAGCTCCGCGGCGGCGTCTTGCTGCGCTTACTTTTCGATGTAGACGTCGTCGAACGATTCGTTCAGGCCAATGGCGGTCTTGACCAGGTTCTTGACGTTGGAGCGGTACAGGGTGGGGAACTCCATGTCCACCATGAAGCCGTTGGCCACTTCGTTGACCAGCGTCGTCTGCAGCTTGGAGTAGAGCGCCTGGCGCTTGGCCGGGTCGACTTCAGAGGCGGCCGCTTCCCACTGCTTGTCGGTCTCGGGGTTGCTGTAGCCCTGCACGTTGGCAAACGGCGAACCCTTGACGATGTTCGACGAGATATACAGGCGCTGCACGCCCAGCGCCGGGTCGCCGTACTGGTAGGTGAAGTTGGTGGTCAGGTCGAAATCCCAGTTGCCGGTGCGGCTGGCCCAGCCGCCTGCATCCGTGGATTCCAGGTTCACCTTGAAGCCCAGTTGTTCCAGCGCCTGCTTGGTGTATTCGCCCAAGCGGTCCCAGGTCGAACCGTAGGGGAAGCTCAGTTGGCGGATGGTGTAGTCCTCGGGCTTGATGCCCGATTCCTTGATCAGCGCGCGCGCCTTTTTCATGTCGAACGGCATGGGCGGCGTGTTCTTGTCGTAGAACATTTCGGTGGTGACGAACGGGCCGGTCGACACTTTGCCCAGGCCGAAGAAGATATTGTTGACCACCATCTTGCGGTTCATCGCGGCCATGACCGCTTGACGCACCTTCAGATTGTCGAAGGGCGGCTTGCGCATGTTGAACAGCAGGTAGGCCTGCGGCGAGAACATTTCCCAGCCGGCGGTGGTGTATTCCACCTTGGGCAAGGCGCGCAGGCGCTTGATGTCGACGTTGTCCACGTCGCCGCCGCGCAGCACGTCCACGCTGCCGCGTTCAAAGGCCACCGCGCGCGAGGCCGCGTCAGGGATCACGTTGAACACCAACTCGTCTAGATACGGCAGACCCGGCTTCCAGTAGTTGGGGTTGCGCGTCAGCTTGATGTATTCGCCACGCTTCCATTCCTTGAACATGAACGGACCCGTGCCCACCGGTTTCTGGTTGGCCGGATTGGTCATGTAGTCAGTGCCGGCGTAAAGATGCTTGGGCATCATGGGGGCAAAGCCCGGTTCGAACATCAGCATGAAGGCCGGGAAGGCGGTCTTCAGCTTGATGACAACGGTCTTGGCGTCGGGCGCGGTGACCGAATCGACGAACTTGTTCAGGATGACGCGGGCGCGGGCATGCGTCTTGGGCAGCATCTCGGCCAGCGAGAACACGACGTCTTCGGACGTGAACGGCTTGCCATCGTGCCACTTGACGTTGTCTTGCAGGTGGAAGGTATAGGTCAAGCCATCGGCCGACGCCTCCCAGGATTTGGCCAGGCCCGGCATGGGCTTCAGGTTGGTGTCATAGGTCAGCAGGCTTTCGTAGATCTTGCCCGCGACGAATTGCGTAGGCCCTTGCTGGTTGATGGCCGTGACAATCACGGGCGGCTCGGGCTGAACAATCATGTTCAGGGTGCCGCCTTTGGTCTGGGCCAATGCTTGGGTGGCGGGTAGCGCGGCCGCAAGGACCAATGCGCCGATGCTTAGGGAGAACCATTTCTTCGATTTCACTGCGAGCCTCCGGGCTGGAAAGGGACTGACAGGTGACCGCCGCTGCGCGGCGGATGCCGTGCTTTGACAAGCAAACCTTGTGCCACCTGGGTTTCTCAGGGGTACTACAGGCGAAGCCGCTACAGCCATGCTTCGTACAGGTGCTGGGTAAGGCAGGCCGCGCACCATTGCGGCGAAATCGGCGGTGCACCGCGGCGTGCCGTAAGACGTCGGAATGGGCGGTGCATTGATCGGATGAAAACGCGACCGCTAGCGCGCGGCGTTGGCTCGCGCCACCATGGCGTCAAGCAGGACGTTGCAACCGGCTTCCAGATGCTCGGGCTGCGCGTCTTCAATTTCGTTGTGGCTGATGCCGTCCTTGCAGGGCACGAAGATCATGGCGGTCGGCGCCACGGCGGCCATATAGACCGCGTCGTGTCCAGCGCCCGTCACGATGTTCATGGCGGGCAGGTGGCGCTTGGCCGCGCCCTGGCGCACCTTGTCCACCAGGTCGGTGTCGAACGGTGTCGGGCGGAAGTACTGCACGTCTTTCAGATCGACCTGCACGCCATGGGCCACCGCGATGTCATCGCAGGCGCGCCGCCATTGCTGGTCCATGCGCGTCAACGTGGCTTCGTCTTCGTGGCGCAGGTCGGCGGTGAAACGCACCTGGCCCGGGATGACGTTGCGCGATCCGGGATGCGCGTGGATTTCTCCGACGGTGCCGCGCCCGTGCGGCTGATGCGCGTTGGCAATGTTGATCACTGTCTGCACCAGAAAGCTGGCGGCAAACAGCGCGTCGCGGCGGATCGCCATCGGCGTGGGGCCGGCGTGCATTTCCATGCCCGTCACCGTGATGTCGTACCAACGCAGGCCCAGCGATCCGGTCACCACGCCGATGGTTTTTTCCTCGTGCTCCAGGATCGGGCCCTGTTCGATATGGGCTTCAAAATAGGCGTCCACCGGGCGCCCGCCCACCGGGTCCGGGCCCGCATAGCCGATCGCCACGAGTTCATCGCGCACCGTGATGCCCTGAGCGTCTTGCGCCGACAGCGCCGTCTCCAAGGGGAACTTCCCGGCGAACACGCCGGAACCCATCATCACGGGTACAAAGCGCGATCCTTCCTCGTTGGTCCAGATGGCCAGTTCCAGCGGCGCTTCGGTCTGCACGCCGGCATCGTTCAGCGTGCGCATCACTTCAAGCCCGGCCAGGACGCCATAACAGCCGTCGAACTTGCCGCCCGTGGGCTGCGTATCGATGTGGCTGCCGGTCATGACAGGCGGCAGCTCGTTGTTGCGGCCCGCTCGGCGCGCAAAAATGTTGCCCACCTGGTCCACCCTGACGGTCATTCCTGCTTCGCGCATCCAGGCGGTGACCAGATCGCGGCCTTGGCCGTCAAGCGCCGTAAGCGCCAGGCGGCAGTTGCCGCCTTTGGGCGTCGCGCCAATTTGCGCCAGATCCATCAAGGACTGCCACAGCCGTTGGCCATTGATGGACAGGGAAGACGATGTCATGGGGCGCCTCGATGGTCGGAAAGTGAGTCGAAGTCTTCACGCAGCCGTGCCAGGATGCCCAACAGATGCGTGTGCATGGCGTGGCGCGCGCGGATCGGGTCCCGCGCCGTGATGGCGGTCAGGATGCGTTGATGCTCGGCATGGGCGGCGGCCCAGGCTCGTGTGGTGACAAAGTAGTCCTGCATGCGGCTGTACACCGAGCTGGCCTGGCTAAGGTTCCACAAGTGCGCCACGGCCGAGGCCAGCGCGGCGTTGCCGCAGGCCGCGCCAATGGCGCTGTGGAACGCGCGGTCGTGGTCGCCGGGCGCGTCGGTCAGCGACATGGCGGCGTGGGCGTCGCGGATAACCGCAATTTGCGCGGGGGTGGCCTGGTGCGCGGCCAGCGCGGCGCATTCCGGTTCGATCAGCATGCGCGCCTCCAGCAGGTCGAAGGGGCCGATGTCGTCTTGACCGACGGCCACGGCCGCGCCGGTGGCAGGCAACAGGGGGAACGCGGCTCCATCGGGCGCGATGGTGACGAACACGCCCGTGCCCACGCGCACTTCCACATAGCCTTCGATTTCCAGGGCGATCAATGCTTCGCGGATGGACGCCCGGCTGACTTGCAGTTGTTCCGCCAGCTCGCGTTCGGACGGCAAGCGTCCGCCGCGAGCAAAGTCGCCCGCACGGATGCGGCCGGCGATCTGGTCGGCGATCATGCGGTAAAGGCGGGTGGCGGCGACAGCCTGGAAGGTGCTCATCAATGGGGCGATGCTATGGCCTGGTGGTCAGGCCACCAATATAGGCACGCTGCCATTGAAATAGAAGGGAAATATCGCGTTTTCAGGGAAAACGATCAGAGGGATTTCACGTCTTCCTATCTGGTGGTCAGGCCAGTTAGGAAGTGCGTGGCGGCGCTATTGCTGGCCGTTGTCGCCGCCGGGTTCCGGCGTCTGCGTGAAAGCGCGAACCAGGCGCGCGATGCCGTCCAGTTCGTCGTGTGCGCCCACCACCCATTCGGGCTTTTCGAAGGGGCTGTCCGAAGGCGCGTTGTCCATGCTTGTCTTCAGGTCGTTCAGCAGTTCCAGCGCCATGTCGGTGGCTTGGGGGCTGCTGCGGGTGGAAAGGGCGATGGCGATTGCCAGCGCCTGGCGCATGGCCAGCAGGCGGCCGTCCAGTTCAGTGCCCATGAGGTGTCCTTGTTATGCAACGTGAAAGGGGGCATTTTAAGGGCCGGGCAGGTCCCGCGCGCGGACGCGATTCGTGCACATCCTCGACGCGGGCAACTTGAGCGAAGCCGCGCGGGGTTTGCGCAAGATCAAGATGCGGTGGCAGGCATGGGCGAATAATCCGGGGTATGCAAGCCGCCATACGCCCACCCGCCACGCCGCCCGCGCCTGTCACCGCGGCGCCATTTTTCCCCCCTCAGTTGCTGGCCAGGCTGGACAAGAACGGGCCGCGCTATACGTCGTATCCCACCGCCGACCGCTACCACGGCAACTTTGGCGAACAAGACTATCGGCTGGCGCTGCGGCAGCGTCACGCCACCTGTCCGACCGAGCCCCTGTCGCTGTATGTACACATTCCGTTCTGCGATTCGGTCTGCTACTACTGCGCCTGCAACAAGGTGGTGACCCGGCATCATGACCGCGCCGCCCGTTATCTGGATGCGCTGGCAAGCGAAATTGCGTTGCACGTCAACGAGTTGGGCGCGGGCGTTCCCGTGACGCAACTGCATTTCGGCGGGGGCACGCCAACCTTCCTGTCCGACAACGAACTGTCCCGCCTGATGCGGGACTTGCGGGCTGCTTTCCAGTTGGCGCCAGACGCCGAGATCTCCATAGAGGTTGATCCTCGCACCGCCACGCCGCAACGCCTGGCGCATTTGCGCGAATTGGGATTCAACCGTCTGAGCTTCGGCGTGCAGGATTTCGATGCGCGCGTGCAAAAGGCAGTGCATCGCGTGCAGTCCTTCGAGGACGTCCGCGCGCTGATGCAAAGCGCTCGCGCGCTGGGCTATGACTCGGTCAACATGGATTTGATCTATGGGCTGCCGTTGCAGACCGCCGAATCGTTCGCTCGCACAATCAAGCAGGTGGTGGCGCTGCGCCCCGACCGCATCGCGCTGTACGCCTACGCGCATTTGCCAGAACGCTTCAAGCCTCAGCGCCGCATCAACGAAGCCGAATTGCCCGACCGGGCGACGCGGGTCGGCTTGCTGGGTTCCGCCATCGATGGCTTCCTGCAACAGGGCTACACCTACATCGGCATGGACCACTTCGCCCTGAACACCGACGCGCTGGCGATCGCCAAGCAGCGTGGCGAACTGCATCGCAATTTTCAGGGCTACAGCACGCAACCCGATCGTGACCTGGTCGCGCTGGGCGTGTCGGCCATCGGCCGCATCGGCAACACGTACAGTCAGAACGCAAAGGTGCTGGATGCGTACTACGGCGCGATCGAATCCGGAAGTTTCGCGGTGGAACGGGGCCTGATGCTCTCGCCCGACGACCTCGCACGGCGCGACGTCATCATGGACATCATGTGCCAGGGGCGCGTCGACTTCGCGACGGTCGAAGCGCGCCATGGGTTGCGGTTCGGTGATTACTTCAGCCGCGAACTGCTGCAAATGGCCCATCTGGCGGAGTTGGGGCTGGTCAACCTGCGGGCGGGCAATGTGCAGGTGACCGGACTGGGTTGGTATTTTGTACGAGCCGTCGCCATGGTGTTTGACGGTTATCTGGGCAGCGTCAGCAGCACTGCCAGCTATTCCCGCATTATTTGAGATCGTGGCCGCGCGGTGGGTTCATTCGGCGAACTTCTCGCGCAGGTAAAGCGCAAGCGAGAGGTCGTCGGCCAACTGCAGCTTGCGCATGGCGCGGCGCTTGTGGGTGCTGATGGTCTTTTTGCTACGCATGAGCCGCGCGGCAATCTGCGTGACCGACAGGCCCTGGCTGATGTGACGCAGAATCTCGACTTCCGACGTGGTCAGCATCGCATGAGGGTGGGTCGGCAGCAGCGGGCGGATCTTGCCATCCTGCACCGACAGAAAATCATCGTTGCCGCTGAGCACGCCTCGAATGATCTCAGGCAGCAGCATCATGCCCCATTGCTTGGCAAGGTAGCCGTTGGCCCCCGCGCGGTACGCGGCATATTGTGTTTCCTGCCGGTTCCCAGCCGAGAAGGTGATGATGGACAGGGTGGGGTGGTAGCGCCGCAAGCGGCGCAGGAAATTGACGCCATCCCAGGGTTCCTGGGGCAGATAGAAGTCGATCAGGGCAACGTCACAGGGTGATTTGCTCAGCTTTTCCAGCAGCGCGCGCGCGGACGTTTCGCGATGCAATACCCGAAAGCCGGGCCGGCTTTCCAGATACGCGCCGACGCCCAGCGCCACGACCGGATGGTCGTCAAGTATTGCAACCTTGATGACCGAAGGCAGGCGCGACAGCAGCAGGTGGCGGCGCCCGCCTGAGCGGCCGCCACCGTCGCCGCAGCGAGACGGATTTGAAGGCGTTGCCGCTTTGGTCACAAGTTTTGGGACAGCTTTCATCGATGCTCCACAAGCCGGGAAAAAGAACGTTGGTGGCGGGTTCAGCCGGCTAGAGTTGAAGTCCGGAGCACGCTCCGCGGTTAGTCGTAAATTTGCGATGGAAGGTTACGTTTTCGAGCGCCCGTCCGGATAGGAATCACGCGAAAATCAGACCGTTGCACCTTCGAGCGCGCATTCGGTCTTGCCCCGGCAAGCGGGGCGTATGCCCGCATTCGGGATAGGCGCAAATGGTGCTACAATCGGCAACGTTAATTGCACTCGTTCCGTTGGTGTCCGGGGTTTTCCCCGCGTGGTTCCGGCGTGAATCGATGGCTCAAACTTGATTGCTCAATATTTAGCGCGCCGCCTTGGGCGCGTTTTCCACAGGCTTAGAATCATGTTTTTCCCGCTGGCACGAACTACGACCCGGAACTTTCGCCCTATGTCGCGTTAGTTTTTCGTGCGTCGGGTTCCTCCGTGTCAGGTCAGCGGCAGAACTCAGCAAGACAACCAAAAACGCGGCTCTCAGGCCGCGTTTTTCGTTTCCGTTTCGTTTATTGATTTTCTCGTTCCAAGAACCCCAGGAAGCACTCCCGATGGTACAGATCACATTGCCCGATGGTTCGCAACGCCAATATCCGGGGCCGGTCACGGTCGCTGAAGTGGCGCAGTCGATCGGTACGGGCCTGGCCAAGGCCGCCTTGGGCGGCCGCGTGACGTTTGAAGGCGCGGATTCCAAGCTGGTCGACACCAGCTTCAGCATTGAAGGCGATGCGCGCCTGGCGATCGTGACCGCCAAGGATGCCGACGGCCTGGACCTGATCCGCCACTCCACGGCCCACCTGCTGGCCTATGCCGTGAAGGAATTGTTTCCGGACGCCCAGGTCACCATCGGCCCCGTGATCGACAACGGCTTCTACTACGATTTCTCGTACAAGCGTCCGTTCACGCCCGAAGATCTGGCGGCCATCGAAAAGAAGATGGCCGAGCTGGCCAAGAAAGACGAGATCGTGACGCGCGAAGAATGGTCGCGCGACGACGCCGTCGAGTTCTTCAAGGGCATTGGCGAAAAATACAAAGCCGAGATCATCGCGTCGATTCCGTCGAACGAGCCGCTCAGCCTGTATCGCGAAGGCAATTTCATCGACCTGTGCCGCGGCCCTCACGTGCCGTCCACGGGCAAGCTGAAAGTCTTCAAGCTGATGAAAGTGGCGGGTGCCTACTGGCGCGGCGACAGCAAGAACGAGATGCTTCAGCGCATCTACGGCACGGCCTGGGCCACCAAGGACGAACAGGAAGCCTACCTGCACATGCTGGAAGAGGCCGAGCGCCGCGACCACCGCAAGATCGGCCGCGAGCTTGACCTGTTCCACTTCCAGGATGAAGCGCCGGGCTTGATCTTCTGGCATCCCAAGGGTTGGGCGTTGTGGCAGCAGGTGGAGCAGTACATGCGCTCCGTCTACAACAACAACGGCTATCAGGAAGTCAAGGCGCCGCAAATCCTGGATATCTCGCTGTGGAAAAAGACTGGCCACTGGGACAACTATCGTGAAAACATGTTCACGACGGAATCCGAGAACCGCGTCTATGGCCTGAAGCCGATGAACTGTCCGGGCCACGTGCAGATTTTCAACGCCGGCCTGCATTCCTACCGTGAACTGCCGCTGCGCTACGGCGAATTTGGCCAGTGCCATCGCAACGAACCCTCGGGTTCGCTGCACGGCATGATGCGCGTGCGTGGTTTCACGCAAGACGATGGCCACATTTTCTGTACCGAAGAACAGTTGCAGGACGAATGCGCTGATTTCACGGCACTGCTGCAAAAGGTCTACCGCGACTTCGGCTTCACCGAAGTGCTGTACAAGGTTGCCACGCGTCCTGAAAAGCGCATCGGGTCGGACGAAGTCTGGGACACGGCCGAGCAGGCGCTGATGGAAAGCCTGCGCCGCACGGGCTGCGAATTCGAGATTTCCCCCGGGGAAGGCGCGTTTTACGGCCCCAAGGTGGAATACACGCTGAAAGACGCCATCGGCCGCCACTGGCAATGCGGTACCATTCAGGTCGACTTCTCGATGCCTGTGCGTCTGGGCGCCGAGTATGTCGACCAGAACGACCAGCGCCGTCCGCCGGTCATGTTGCACCGTGCCATCCTGGGTTCGCTTGAGCGATTCATCGGCATGTTGATCGAAAACCATGCCGGCGCGATGCCGCCCTGGTTGGCCCCGGTGCAAGCCGTTGTATGCTGCATTTCCGAGCCTTCGGCCGATTATGCGGCTGAAATAACACAAAGCCTGAAAAAACAAGGCTTTAGAGTAGAGTCCGATTTGCGTGGTGAAAAAATCACTCGTAAAATCCGGGAGCACAGCCTGCAAAAGGTGCCGTACATTCTTGTCGTCGGCGACAAGGAAAAACAAAATGGCACCGTAGCCGTTCGCGGTCTGGGTGGATTGGACCTTGGCGCCATCGCATACGACGAATTCGTCGCGCGATTGTCCGAGGATGTCTCCGCCCGTCGCGACGTCAATCAACCTGATAGCAGTGCTGCTTAACATTTCTAGGAGCTTTCAACATCGCCACTGAAAAAGCCAATCGCATCAACGGTGAAATCCGCGTCCCCGAGGTGCGCCTGATAGGTCTGGACGGAGAACAGCTGGGCATCGTCAAGATTGCCGACGCGTTCCGTCTTTCCGAGCAAAGCGACGTGGATCTGGTGGAAATCGCGCCGAACGCCGAGCCGCCGGTCTGCCGTTTGATGGACTACGGTAAGTTCAAGTACCAAGAGCAGAAGCGTCAAGCCGAAGCTCGTTCCAAGCAGAAAGTCATCCAGGTCAAGGAAGTCAAATTCCGTCCGGCCACCGACGAGGGCGACTACCAAGTCAAGCTGCGCAACCTGCGCCGCTTCCTCGAAGAAGGCGACAAGGCCAAGGTGACGCTGCGCTTCCGTGGCCGCGAAATGGCTCACCAGGAACTTGGTATGCGCGTGCTTGAACGTGTGCGTGACGATCTGCTGGAACTTGCCCAGGTCGAAGCCATGCCGAAGCTCGAAGGCCGTCAGATGGTCATGGTGCTGGCGCCCAAGAAGAAGGCCGTGCCCGCTGCGGGCAAGCCCGAGTCGGCGGCATAAGTTCCAGCCTTGGCCTTCCCTAGAGGGCCAGGCCGCCTCCCACCCGACCCGCCGTCCATTGTGTGACCGGCGGGTTCGCTTATTGGGCGGCTCTGCGCTACGATGTAAAAAATGCCGCCTTCCCATTAGGGAAGGCGGCGTACGTTCAGGGTGTCGCGATGCATGTATTGTTCGTTATGGATCCCTTGCCGCTTCTCAAGGCGTACAAGGACAGTTCGGTTGCCATGATGCGTGCCCTTGTGGCGCGCGGTCACACGCTTAGCGTGGCCATGCAGGGCGACCTTTACATTGAGGCCGGAACGGTCAAGGCTGTCACCACGCCCGTCGCGCTGGTGCCGGACGCAGACTTGCACGGCCACGCCTGGTGGACGGAGTCCGCCGCGCAAGACCTGCCACTGGCGGATTTTGGGGCCGTGGTCATGCGCAAAGACCCTCCCTTCGACATGGAATACGTGTATTCCACGCATCTGCTGGAATATGCAGAGGCGCAAGGCGCGCGCGTGTTCAATACCGGCGCCGCCATTCGCAACCATCCCGAAAAGCTGGCTATCACCGAGATCAGCGAGTTCACCACCCCGACGCTGGTGACGCGCAACATGGCTCGCCTGAAAGCCTTTCACGACACGCATCACGACGTGATCGTGAAGCCCCTGGATGGCATGGGCGGCACCGGCGTGTTCCGCCTGCAGCCCAAAGACCCCAACCTGAACGCCATCCT harbors:
- a CDS encoding ABC transporter permease; amino-acid sequence: MKSFAQRYMRNYGAVAGLAIMLVVVIVALAAPLLYQESPWMMVADPLIPPFTDAAYPFGTDMLGRDITAGLVWGARVSLMVGLLSTAVALLFGILIGSVAGYCGGRVDDALMRFTEFFQTIPQLAMAVVLVAILSPSVYSIMGAIAVVSWPPAARLVRSEFMTLKQREFVQAAIVIGQTPARIVSTQILPNAMSPIIVSASFMVATAILTESSLSFLGLGDRNLMSWGFMIGAARTMIREAWWMSVWPGVAILLTVLAINLIGEGLNDALNPQLRKRGE
- a CDS encoding ABC transporter permease, with translation MKFLSFLLSRIGKALVVVLGVVIINFFLIRLAPGDPAAVLAGQAGAGDAAYVDQLRVAFGLDKPIMTQLMLYLKGVVQLDLGFSYRNHVPVLDLIVERLPATFLLMSCAFVFSIVLGVFLGVVAAKARYRNKRRWIDSSVMTGALLLYATPLFWLSLMGILLFSVVLGWLPAFGMETVGAGLTGWARAVDIAQHLILPTVTLGCFFMAVYVRLTRASMLEVIGMDFVKTARAKGVSPSRVIRAHVLRNALLPVITFAGIQLGQMAGGAVLTETVFAWPGIGRLMFDALLQRDYQLLLGIFLVTSIMVVVFNLLTDVLYRLIDPRIGAGAQQGAAA
- a CDS encoding ABC transporter substrate-binding protein — its product is MKSKKWFSLSIGALVLAAALPATQALAQTKGGTLNMIVQPEPPVIVTAINQQGPTQFVAGKIYESLLTYDTNLKPMPGLAKSWEASADGLTYTFHLQDNVKWHDGKPFTSEDVVFSLAEMLPKTHARARVILNKFVDSVTAPDAKTVVIKLKTAFPAFMLMFEPGFAPMMPKHLYAGTDYMTNPANQKPVGTGPFMFKEWKRGEYIKLTRNPNYWKPGLPYLDELVFNVIPDAASRAVAFERGSVDVLRGGDVDNVDIKRLRALPKVEYTTAGWEMFSPQAYLLFNMRKPPFDNLKVRQAVMAAMNRKMVVNNIFFGLGKVSTGPFVTTEMFYDKNTPPMPFDMKKARALIKESGIKPEDYTIRQLSFPYGSTWDRLGEYTKQALEQLGFKVNLESTDAGGWASRTGNWDFDLTTNFTYQYGDPALGVQRLYISSNIVKGSPFANVQGYSNPETDKQWEAAASEVDPAKRQALYSKLQTTLVNEVANGFMVDMEFPTLYRSNVKNLVKTAIGLNESFDDVYIEK
- a CDS encoding Zn-dependent hydrolase, producing the protein MTSSSLSINGQRLWQSLMDLAQIGATPKGGNCRLALTALDGQGRDLVTAWMREAGMTVRVDQVGNIFARRAGRNNELPPVMTGSHIDTQPTGGKFDGCYGVLAGLEVMRTLNDAGVQTEAPLELAIWTNEEGSRFVPVMMGSGVFAGKFPLETALSAQDAQGITVRDELVAIGYAGPDPVGGRPVDAYFEAHIEQGPILEHEEKTIGVVTGSLGLRWYDITVTGMEMHAGPTPMAIRRDALFAASFLVQTVINIANAHQPHGRGTVGEIHAHPGSRNVIPGQVRFTADLRHEDEATLTRMDQQWRRACDDIAVAHGVQVDLKDVQYFRPTPFDTDLVDKVRQGAAKRHLPAMNIVTGAGHDAVYMAAVAPTAMIFVPCKDGISHNEIEDAQPEHLEAGCNVLLDAMVARANAAR
- a CDS encoding FadR/GntR family transcriptional regulator, with the protein product MSTFQAVAATRLYRMIADQIAGRIRAGDFARGGRLPSERELAEQLQVSRASIREALIALEIEGYVEVRVGTGVFVTIAPDGAAFPLLPATGAAVAVGQDDIGPFDLLEARMLIEPECAALAAHQATPAQIAVIRDAHAAMSLTDAPGDHDRAFHSAIGAACGNAALASAVAHLWNLSQASSVYSRMQDYFVTTRAWAAAHAEHQRILTAITARDPIRARHAMHTHLLGILARLREDFDSLSDHRGAP
- the hemN gene encoding oxygen-independent coproporphyrinogen III oxidase translates to MQAAIRPPATPPAPVTAAPFFPPQLLARLDKNGPRYTSYPTADRYHGNFGEQDYRLALRQRHATCPTEPLSLYVHIPFCDSVCYYCACNKVVTRHHDRAARYLDALASEIALHVNELGAGVPVTQLHFGGGTPTFLSDNELSRLMRDLRAAFQLAPDAEISIEVDPRTATPQRLAHLRELGFNRLSFGVQDFDARVQKAVHRVQSFEDVRALMQSARALGYDSVNMDLIYGLPLQTAESFARTIKQVVALRPDRIALYAYAHLPERFKPQRRINEAELPDRATRVGLLGSAIDGFLQQGYTYIGMDHFALNTDALAIAKQRGELHRNFQGYSTQPDRDLVALGVSAIGRIGNTYSQNAKVLDAYYGAIESGSFAVERGLMLSPDDLARRDVIMDIMCQGRVDFATVEARHGLRFGDYFSRELLQMAHLAELGLVNLRAGNVQVTGLGWYFVRAVAMVFDGYLGSVSSTASYSRII
- a CDS encoding response regulator transcription factor, whose translation is MKAVPKLVTKAATPSNPSRCGDGGGRSGGRRHLLLSRLPSVIKVAILDDHPVVALGVGAYLESRPGFRVLHRETSARALLEKLSKSPCDVALIDFYLPQEPWDGVNFLRRLRRYHPTLSIITFSAGNRQETQYAAYRAGANGYLAKQWGMMLLPEIIRGVLSGNDDFLSVQDGKIRPLLPTHPHAMLTTSEVEILRHISQGLSVTQIAARLMRSKKTISTHKRRAMRKLQLADDLSLALYLREKFAE
- the thrS gene encoding threonine--tRNA ligase, producing MVQITLPDGSQRQYPGPVTVAEVAQSIGTGLAKAALGGRVTFEGADSKLVDTSFSIEGDARLAIVTAKDADGLDLIRHSTAHLLAYAVKELFPDAQVTIGPVIDNGFYYDFSYKRPFTPEDLAAIEKKMAELAKKDEIVTREEWSRDDAVEFFKGIGEKYKAEIIASIPSNEPLSLYREGNFIDLCRGPHVPSTGKLKVFKLMKVAGAYWRGDSKNEMLQRIYGTAWATKDEQEAYLHMLEEAERRDHRKIGRELDLFHFQDEAPGLIFWHPKGWALWQQVEQYMRSVYNNNGYQEVKAPQILDISLWKKTGHWDNYRENMFTTESENRVYGLKPMNCPGHVQIFNAGLHSYRELPLRYGEFGQCHRNEPSGSLHGMMRVRGFTQDDGHIFCTEEQLQDECADFTALLQKVYRDFGFTEVLYKVATRPEKRIGSDEVWDTAEQALMESLRRTGCEFEISPGEGAFYGPKVEYTLKDAIGRHWQCGTIQVDFSMPVRLGAEYVDQNDQRRPPVMLHRAILGSLERFIGMLIENHAGAMPPWLAPVQAVVCCISEPSADYAAEITQSLKKQGFRVESDLRGEKITRKIREHSLQKVPYILVVGDKEKQNGTVAVRGLGGLDLGAIAYDEFVARLSEDVSARRDVNQPDSSAA
- the infC gene encoding translation initiation factor IF-3 — protein: MATEKANRINGEIRVPEVRLIGLDGEQLGIVKIADAFRLSEQSDVDLVEIAPNAEPPVCRLMDYGKFKYQEQKRQAEARSKQKVIQVKEVKFRPATDEGDYQVKLRNLRRFLEEGDKAKVTLRFRGREMAHQELGMRVLERVRDDLLELAQVEAMPKLEGRQMVMVLAPKKKAVPAAGKPESAA